A genomic window from Salvia hispanica cultivar TCC Black 2014 chromosome 5, UniMelb_Shisp_WGS_1.0, whole genome shotgun sequence includes:
- the LOC125188351 gene encoding auxin-responsive protein SAUR50-like, which translates to MAMKKQNKVAQTAMLKQILKKCSSLGKRIVDDESGLPVDVPKGHFAVYVGENRTRYIVPISFLTHPEFQCLLRRAEEEFGFGHEMGLTIPCEEVVFQSLTSMLR; encoded by the coding sequence ATGGCTatgaagaaacaaaacaaGGTGGCTCAAACGGCTATGTTGAAGCAAATCTTGAAGAAGTGTTCGAGTTTGGGTAAAAGGATCGTAGACGACGAGAGTGGTCTACCCGTGGACGTGCCAAAGGGGCACTTTGCAGTCTACGTGGGCGAGAATAGGACGAGATACATCGTTCCCATCTCGTTTTTGACCCATCCCGAGTTCCAATGCCTCCTCAGACGAGCCGAGGAGGAATTTGGGTTCGGGCACGAGATGGGCCTCACTATCCCTTGTGAGGAAGTGGTTTTCCAATCCCTAACCTCTATGCttagatga